The following are encoded together in the Paludisphaera mucosa genome:
- the ispH gene encoding 4-hydroxy-3-methylbut-2-enyl diphosphate reductase, translated as MKILLANPRGFCAGVNMAIECLERALGFFGAPVYVYHEIVHNKYVVDRFSREGTVFVESLDEVPEGSPLLYSAHGVSPEIRRQAKARRLLAIDATCPLVTKVHLEAIKYAKAGYTIVLIGHEGHDEVIGTMGEAPEQMVLVETAEDVERLELPDPEKVAYLTQTTLSVDDANIVIAALRAKFPSINNPPKDDICYATQNRQVAVRELAARADVVIVLGSQNSSNSRRLAEIALSMGIPSHLIDGVAEIQASWFDGVDTVLITAGASAPENVVQECVEYLQRTCGATIDEAVVREEDVHFPLPKSLRELIAGGESTAHVRS; from the coding sequence ATGAAAATCCTCCTGGCCAATCCCCGAGGCTTCTGCGCGGGGGTGAACATGGCGATCGAATGCCTGGAACGGGCGCTCGGATTCTTCGGGGCGCCGGTGTACGTCTATCACGAGATCGTCCACAACAAGTACGTGGTCGACCGGTTCTCCCGCGAGGGGACCGTCTTCGTGGAGTCGCTCGACGAGGTGCCCGAGGGCTCGCCGCTGCTCTACAGCGCCCACGGCGTCTCGCCCGAGATCCGCCGCCAGGCGAAGGCCCGCCGCCTGCTGGCGATTGATGCCACCTGCCCCCTGGTGACGAAGGTCCACCTGGAGGCGATCAAGTACGCCAAGGCCGGATACACCATCGTCCTGATCGGCCACGAGGGGCACGACGAGGTCATCGGCACGATGGGCGAGGCCCCCGAGCAGATGGTGCTCGTCGAGACCGCCGAGGACGTCGAGCGCCTGGAGCTTCCCGACCCCGAAAAGGTCGCCTACCTCACCCAGACCACCCTCAGCGTCGACGACGCCAACATCGTGATCGCCGCTCTCCGGGCCAAGTTCCCGAGCATCAACAATCCCCCGAAGGACGACATCTGCTACGCGACGCAGAATCGCCAGGTGGCCGTCCGCGAGCTGGCCGCGCGGGCCGACGTCGTCATCGTCCTGGGGAGCCAGAACAGCTCGAACAGCCGCCGCCTCGCCGAGATCGCCCTGTCGATGGGCATTCCGTCGCACCTGATCGACGGCGTCGCCGAGATCCAGGCGTCCTGGTTCGACGGGGTCGACACCGTCCTGATCACGGCCGGCGCGAGCGCCCCCGAGAACGTCGTGCAGGAGTGCGTCGAGTACCTTCAGCGGACCTGCGGGGCGACGATCGACGAGGCCGTCGTCCGCGAGGAGGACGTCCATTTCCCCCTCCCCAAGTCGCTCCGCGAGCTGATCGCCGGCGGCGAGTCGACGGCCCACGTCCGCTCCTGA
- a CDS encoding 3-oxoacyl-ACP synthase III family protein has protein sequence MSEPRPATSSNGQAHIAPRTRSLTGVQILGTGSYVPERVVSNLDLQDSLGFDPEWIVNRTGIHERRFALPHQATSDLCVEAAARCLENADCDPADVDMLVLATFTPDMAFPSTANLVQDRLKLNCAGFDIQAACAGFVFALVIGSQFVATGNSRRCLVIGGDCNSRVINPGDQKSYPLFGDGAGAVLLGPGTKDQGLLAYQIGSDGSGSDLLTRPAGGSRMPPTIETVEQGLHYLTMDGRAIFKWAVRILADSTLAVLGHAGQTVGDVKWFVPHQANVRIIHAASDVLGFHRDAVFKNLERYGNTSAGSVPIALDEINRAGKLDSGDLMLTSGFGSGLNWGTVLFRW, from the coding sequence GTGTCCGAGCCCCGTCCCGCGACGTCGAGCAACGGACAGGCGCACATCGCGCCCCGGACGCGTTCCCTCACCGGCGTCCAGATCCTCGGCACCGGCAGCTACGTGCCGGAGCGGGTCGTCAGCAACCTGGACCTCCAGGATTCGCTGGGCTTCGACCCCGAGTGGATCGTCAACCGCACGGGCATCCACGAGCGCCGCTTCGCCCTGCCTCACCAGGCGACCAGCGACCTCTGCGTCGAGGCGGCCGCGCGCTGCCTGGAGAACGCCGACTGCGACCCGGCCGACGTCGACATGCTGGTGCTGGCGACCTTCACGCCCGACATGGCCTTCCCGTCGACCGCCAACCTGGTCCAGGACCGCCTCAAGCTGAACTGCGCGGGCTTCGACATCCAGGCCGCCTGCGCCGGCTTCGTCTTCGCCCTGGTCATCGGCTCGCAATTCGTGGCCACCGGCAACAGCCGGCGCTGCCTGGTGATCGGCGGCGACTGCAACAGCCGGGTGATCAACCCCGGCGACCAGAAGAGCTATCCGCTGTTCGGCGACGGCGCCGGCGCGGTCCTGCTCGGGCCGGGGACCAAGGACCAGGGGCTGCTCGCCTACCAGATCGGCTCGGACGGCTCGGGCTCGGACCTGCTGACCCGCCCCGCGGGCGGCAGCCGCATGCCGCCGACGATCGAGACCGTGGAGCAGGGGCTGCATTACCTGACCATGGACGGCCGGGCCATCTTCAAGTGGGCCGTCCGGATCCTCGCCGACTCCACGCTGGCCGTGCTGGGCCACGCCGGCCAGACCGTCGGCGACGTCAAGTGGTTCGTGCCGCACCAGGCCAACGTGCGGATCATCCACGCCGCCAGCGACGTCCTGGGCTTCCACCGCGACGCGGTGTTCAAGAACCTGGAACGCTACGGCAACACCTCGGCGGGCTCCGTGCCGATCGCGCTCGACGAGATCAATCGCGCCGGCAAGCTCGACAGCGGCGACCTGATGCTCACCTCGGGCTTCGGCTCGGGCCTGAACTGGGGCACCGTCCTCTTCCGCTGGTGA
- a CDS encoding DUF2760 domain-containing protein → MNRLWLALRTFWRTLTEADFAARVEPLFSDRPTGPDLRILAVLQRDGRLVDFLEEDIDGYTDGQIGAAVRDIHRGCRKTLHDYLTIEPILDGLEESQVRVPADFDPAAVRLIGNVDGSPPFLGVLKHHGWRVRSVHLPVLPAARDDSSVLSPAEVEIP, encoded by the coding sequence TTGAATCGCTTATGGCTAGCGCTTCGGACCTTCTGGCGGACCCTGACCGAGGCCGATTTCGCGGCGCGGGTCGAGCCCCTCTTCTCGGACCGACCGACCGGGCCGGACCTGCGGATCCTGGCGGTCCTGCAACGTGACGGCCGGCTGGTGGACTTCCTCGAAGAGGACATCGACGGCTACACCGACGGCCAGATCGGCGCGGCCGTCCGCGACATCCACCGCGGCTGCCGCAAGACCCTTCACGACTACTTGACGATCGAGCCGATCCTCGACGGCCTGGAAGAGTCCCAGGTGCGCGTGCCCGCCGACTTCGACCCCGCCGCGGTCCGCCTGATCGGCAACGTCGACGGCTCGCCGCCCTTCCTGGGCGTGCTGAAGCACCACGGCTGGCGGGTCCGCTCGGTCCACCTGCCGGTCCTGCCCGCCGCGAGGGACGATTCCTCCGTCCTCTCGCCGGCCGAGGTCGAGATTCCCTGA
- a CDS encoding STAS domain-containing protein, whose amino-acid sequence MSTFSTRDESGVLIIAFTDPSGLNDFRNTPLRDALFEFIQTRQEPRTALDMSKVDYLSSSGVAILVGLKRRIETREGKIALFQLQPAVHDLLQVMKLDRYFLIVADEASAVSQLRPTPVV is encoded by the coding sequence ATGAGCACATTCAGCACGCGTGACGAATCGGGCGTCCTGATCATCGCCTTCACCGATCCTTCCGGGCTCAACGACTTCCGGAACACGCCCCTGCGCGACGCGCTCTTCGAGTTCATCCAGACTCGCCAGGAGCCGCGGACCGCGCTGGACATGAGCAAGGTGGACTACCTCTCCAGCTCGGGCGTGGCCATACTCGTCGGCCTCAAGCGGCGGATCGAGACCCGCGAGGGCAAGATCGCCCTGTTCCAGCTCCAGCCCGCGGTGCACGACCTGCTCCAGGTCATGAAGCTCGACCGCTACTTCCTGATCGTCGCCGACGAGGCGAGCGCGGTCTCCCAGCTCCGCCCCACCCCCGTGGTGTAA
- a CDS encoding diacylglycerol kinase translates to MPDSKPRNPGRPNSPPPPPPLPTAPADEEPPRGRLPVPEFDEQRFQLQMDDAPGVASQADRRGTRGKLTAGFRGLKQAVRGDSSFYAHVYRGVLIAIIAGLLRVDLWGWCLLILGGSLVLLAELCHSAVDTLARAIGDPDEPRLTIAREIAAAGVLVVAFTSGAVTTVVLSTKLVELFGWP, encoded by the coding sequence ATGCCCGACTCCAAGCCCCGGAATCCCGGCCGGCCGAACTCGCCTCCGCCCCCTCCCCCGCTCCCCACGGCCCCGGCCGACGAGGAGCCGCCGAGGGGGAGGCTGCCGGTTCCCGAGTTCGACGAGCAACGGTTCCAGCTCCAGATGGACGACGCGCCCGGCGTCGCCTCGCAGGCCGACCGCCGGGGCACCCGCGGGAAGCTGACCGCCGGCTTCCGGGGCCTGAAGCAGGCCGTCCGCGGCGACTCCAGCTTCTACGCGCACGTTTATCGAGGCGTGTTGATCGCCATCATCGCCGGCCTGTTGCGGGTCGACCTCTGGGGCTGGTGCCTGCTGATCCTGGGGGGCAGCCTCGTCCTCCTCGCCGAGCTTTGCCACAGCGCCGTCGACACGCTGGCCCGCGCCATCGGCGACCCCGACGAGCCCCGGCTCACCATCGCCCGCGAGATCGCCGCGGCCGGCGTGCTGGTCGTGGCCTTCACCTCGGGCGCCGTCACGACCGTCGTGCTGTCGACGAAGCTCGTCGAGCTGTTCGGCTGGCCGTGA
- a CDS encoding Hsp70 family protein yields the protein MARYVVGVDLGTTNTSLAFAEAAAGGDPSATTPIRQLAVPQVVGLNDAAPRPLLPSFLYLAAPKEFPAGALDLPWKAGADRAVGVFARDHGAKSPGRLVSSAKSWLSHAGVDRRAAVLPWTAADEVAKVSPVEASAAYLEHLRDAWNASVADKSPEDRLEKQEVLLTVPASFDAVARELTVEAAGKAGLANVTLLEEPQAAFYAWLAEAGDRWRKQVKVGDVVLVCDVGGGTTDFTLIAVTEEDGDLALSRLAVGEHILLGGDNMDLALAYAVAGTLPQGMEGLDAAQRVALGHACRAAKETLFADIKKKSAAVTILGRGSKVIGGSLKTELDREMLNKVLVDGFLPSCEPTDQPLRGRRVGLTEIGLPYAADPAITRHLARFLGRQAGSLHAEGAMILPSAVLFNGGVFKADVLRERILEVLSKWAGKAVPELRSNDLDLAVARGAAYYGQVRRGRGVRIRGGVARSYYVGLETSAPAVPGVPPAVKALCVVPMGMEEGTQADVPGADLGLVVGEPAVFRFLSSTTRRDDAVGTVVERWNPEEIQELAPLETALAVEGDLEGATVPVRLHSHVNEVGTLELSCLSTRDDRRWKLEFHVREPGSD from the coding sequence ATGGCGCGTTACGTCGTCGGCGTCGATCTGGGGACCACCAACACCTCGTTGGCCTTCGCCGAGGCCGCGGCCGGCGGCGACCCGTCGGCGACCACGCCGATCCGGCAGCTCGCCGTGCCGCAGGTCGTCGGCCTCAACGACGCCGCCCCCCGGCCCTTGCTGCCGTCGTTCCTCTACCTGGCGGCCCCGAAGGAATTCCCCGCCGGCGCGCTCGACCTCCCCTGGAAGGCCGGGGCCGACCGCGCCGTGGGCGTCTTCGCGCGCGACCACGGGGCGAAATCCCCCGGCCGGCTGGTCAGCTCGGCCAAGAGCTGGCTCTCGCACGCCGGGGTCGACCGCCGCGCCGCCGTGTTGCCCTGGACCGCGGCCGACGAGGTCGCCAAGGTCTCGCCCGTCGAGGCGTCGGCCGCCTACCTGGAGCACCTCCGCGACGCCTGGAACGCGAGCGTGGCGGACAAGTCGCCCGAGGACCGACTGGAGAAGCAGGAGGTCCTCCTGACCGTCCCCGCCTCGTTCGACGCCGTGGCCCGCGAGCTGACCGTCGAGGCGGCGGGCAAGGCCGGCCTGGCGAACGTGACGCTGCTGGAGGAGCCGCAGGCCGCCTTCTACGCCTGGCTCGCCGAGGCCGGCGACAGGTGGCGAAAGCAGGTCAAGGTCGGCGACGTGGTCCTCGTCTGCGACGTCGGCGGCGGCACGACCGACTTCACGCTCATCGCCGTGACCGAGGAGGACGGCGACCTCGCCCTCTCGCGGCTCGCCGTCGGCGAGCACATCCTCCTGGGCGGCGACAACATGGACCTGGCGCTGGCTTATGCGGTGGCCGGAACGCTCCCCCAGGGCATGGAGGGCCTCGACGCCGCCCAGCGCGTGGCCCTCGGGCACGCCTGTCGGGCCGCCAAGGAGACCCTCTTCGCCGACATCAAGAAGAAGTCCGCCGCCGTCACGATCCTGGGACGGGGCTCGAAGGTCATCGGCGGCTCGCTCAAGACCGAGCTGGACCGCGAGATGCTGAACAAGGTCCTCGTCGACGGCTTCCTGCCCTCCTGCGAGCCCACCGATCAGCCCTTGCGAGGCCGCCGCGTGGGCCTGACCGAGATCGGCCTCCCCTACGCGGCCGACCCCGCGATCACCCGCCACCTGGCGCGCTTCCTGGGGCGTCAGGCCGGCTCGTTGCACGCGGAGGGCGCGATGATCCTGCCGTCGGCCGTCCTCTTCAACGGCGGCGTCTTCAAGGCCGACGTGCTCCGCGAGCGAATCCTGGAAGTCCTCTCGAAGTGGGCCGGCAAGGCGGTGCCCGAGCTGCGCTCGAACGACCTGGACCTGGCCGTCGCGCGGGGGGCCGCCTATTACGGGCAGGTCCGTCGCGGTCGCGGGGTGCGGATCCGGGGCGGCGTGGCGCGGTCGTACTACGTCGGCCTGGAGACCTCCGCGCCGGCCGTGCCGGGCGTCCCGCCGGCGGTGAAGGCCCTCTGCGTCGTGCCGATGGGGATGGAGGAGGGGACGCAAGCCGACGTGCCCGGCGCCGACCTGGGGCTGGTCGTCGGCGAGCCCGCCGTCTTCCGCTTCCTCAGCTCGACGACCCGCCGCGACGACGCCGTGGGCACCGTCGTCGAGCGATGGAATCCCGAGGAGATCCAGGAGCTGGCCCCCCTGGAGACCGCCCTGGCGGTCGAGGGGGACCTCGAAGGCGCGACGGTCCCGGTCCGGCTCCACTCGCACGTCAACGAGGTCGGCACGCTCGAACTCTCGTGCCTGAGCACCCGCGACGATCGCCGCTGGAAGCTGGAGTTCCACGTCCGCGAGCCGGGCTCCGACTGA